The DNA window CTTTATTCTTCTGATCTTTGCTACACGTGCTTCTTCCTTTTAGAGTGATACTCAACACTATCAAAATTAGCAAACGGCAGGATTCATAACCACTACTATTCTACGAAATTACACAAATAGTACTGCATTTTAACAAGTGAAtatcatttctttagtgttgattATCTTTTAATTAAGTCGTTTGACTTGCTTCCAGCCTTCTACATTGTCCATTTTCTGTTTTAAGCAGCCTGTATCATAAACATCCTTAATCTCTTATTCAAGTCAAACacgaatattttaagaaaaatgaagaactAGGATAATGAGTCAACTAAATTAGTTTACAATGGACAAGTGTTACTAAGTCATAATCAGGGTAAAGAAAATTTTGGGGTCAGTTTATCATTTGTAGTTGCCTCATGAAATCAGTTTTTGGAACTGACCTGACAAGTGGAAAGATGAGAATAGAATGGAACGGAAATACAAGGAAAGAAAAGCTCATAATAGAAAAAAAACCATTTTGACTCGAgaaatttctgataatgagaaaagTAATCAACAAATGGGAAAAATATCTGTTAGCTTCTATGTTTAGCAAATGTGATGTAAAGTTATTTTTGGCTATCTGATTCAATGGAGTTTGGACAAGAGaagaaggaaaacaaaaaaaaaatcatgagacATTGTTCCTTGTGTCCTCCTGAGGAACCAAATAGATTTTGGTTACCTTCAGGAGTTAGGTTCCTTCCCATAGCTCAGCTGTTATTTGATTCAAGAATTTTGGTTGTCATCCTTACAAAAGGAAGACCAAAATGAACTGTTTTTCATGTTGCACGTCGGAGGAGACACTAACAAAAAGGTCATTAGAGAAGAGCATCAAGGAATATCATGACACAAGAGTCTTGGCTTCGTTTGCCAATATTTCCTTCAACAGTGGTACATTGTTTTACCCTATAAAACGTTTTAAATAGCAGTCATGTCATATTTATCATAATTGCAGATGTAATAGATGTTTTTCACTGTAAATACCTTAGATTTATATATTTCTTGTGTCAAAATGGTTCCCATGATAGATGCTATTGCATACCATGATCAGCTTCATTTCTGATATCCTTGGTCACCTTGTTTAGGCCTTGTAGAATTCGGTTGAGTATCAACACGAGTATGTATCCTTATATTTAGAAGGTCGTACATCTCTTACATCCATATCAAAAATACGTGTTGAATATAACTATCGAACATAATCGTAATATTCATGATTGAACTGTTTTTGACAGATAACAGCAAAAAGAGACTCATAGGCCAAGAAATAACAAAAGGGGGCAAAGGCAATGTAATTTTCAGATACCGTGAGATATGCACAGCCACTAACAACTTCAACCCTCGCAATCAAATTGGTGAAGGTGGCTTTGGTAGAGTCTATAAAGGACTTATTGAAAACTCAAATAAAGTACAACATCGAATCTTATCTCTTTTTTCTATGTTATTCCGTTTTAGATACGAGCGTCGAGTATTCTTAACatgttttttttgaatttttttacgtATTTGGAGGATCATATTTTCATGCTATTGTTCGATCATACTCAGGTTGTTGCTGTGAAGCAGCTTGATAAGAATGGATATCAAGGGAACAGAGAATTCCTGGTTGAGCTATTGATGTTGGTTCTTCTTAAACATCCTAACCTTGTTGAATTGGTTGGATATTGCATAGAAGGGGATCAAAGGATTTTGGTCTATGAATACATGGCTAATGGCTCCTTGGAGGATCATCTTATAGGTATGCTCGCATTTGCCGGTTTCCTTTTATAGATATTGAAACTCGAACGGATCGGATTAAGGTTCGGGTACTTGAGTTGTTTGTAAATATGACTGTCTTTCAGATTTACCTCCAAACAAGATGCCATTGGATTGGAATACTAGGATAAAAATCGCGGTAGGAGCGGCTAAAGGCCTTGAATACATGCATGAAATAGCTAATCCTCAAGTGATATACCGAGACTTTAAAACATCAAACATATTACTAGACCAGGATTTCAATCCAAAGCTCTCTGATTTCGGACTCGCAAAGGTCAGTCCATCCGGAGATAATTCGCATGTATTCACCAGTGTTATCGGAACCTACGGATACTGTGCACCTGAATATATACAAATCGGCCAGTTATCGACGAAATCCGATGTTTACAG is part of the Gossypium hirsutum isolate 1008001.06 chromosome D11, Gossypium_hirsutum_v2.1, whole genome shotgun sequence genome and encodes:
- the LOC107939881 gene encoding probable serine/threonine-protein kinase PBL23, which codes for MNCFSCCTSEETLTKRSLEKSIKEYHDTRVLASFANISFNSDNSKKRLIGQEITKGGKGNVIFRYREICTATNNFNPRNQIGEGGFGRVYKGLIENSNKVVAVKQLDKNGYQGNREFLVELLMLVLLKHPNLVELVGYCIEGDQRILVYEYMANGSLEDHLIDLPPNKMPLDWNTRIKIAVGAAKGLEYMHEIANPQVIYRDFKTSNILLDQDFNPKLSDFGLAKVSPSGDNSHVFTSVIGTYGYCAPEYIQIGQLSTKSDVYSFGVVFLELITGRRAVDNSRPPRERNLVSWAKPLLNHRKKFVLLADPLLAGDYPIKGLHHALTVAAMCLQEEPSLRPLMSYVVRSLKCLITYSEPAEGKNMKHYQMVDESNCII